The following proteins come from a genomic window of Alnus glutinosa chromosome 10, dhAlnGlut1.1, whole genome shotgun sequence:
- the LOC133879603 gene encoding lysine-specific demethylase JMJ25-like isoform X2: MVGARKRPRREDEQEESASEAVEPVEKEVNSAPSIGREEDGKGEEVPAKKKRGRKKKKKNLSAQKGRGAEKKEEVEENSGFQLEQGIVGDSDKEMIVKKPMKKRGRVGAAKKDTEDAVVGNEKDSNGAKLEVSSGRSTGTQRVYSLRAKNLPIPKQETAKINKHDPKWIEEVSLMCHQCQRNDKGRVVRCKLCKRKRYCIPCLNTWYPNTAEDSIAEACPFCRENCNCKACLRLDTPIKNLNLELIVSVDEQFEHHKYVLQTLLPFLKRLNEEHMIEKKMEAKRQGLSLPELKVKQADCSIDERMYCDHCKTSIFDFHRSCPRCSFDLCLTCCREIHDRNLQGGEEEVILQYIDRGLDYLYGGNGKEVKLPSETSPIHIKSKSGWEAKEDGSIPCPPEDRGGCGHGILELRCMFSEDLVAGLVRKAEEIARTYKLMDGAATPLQRCLCFNSVGEVDLSNDKLRKAASREDSDDNYLYCPRAQDIQHGDLKHFQWHWSRAEPVVVSNVLESASGLSWEPLVMWRAFRQIENTKHKRELEVKAIECLDCCEGIINIHEFFTGYTHGRVHSCKWPQILKLKDWPPSTLFEERLPRHNAEFICCLPFKEYTHPHNGLLNIAVNLPKNSLKPDMGPKTYIAYGVAQELGRGDSVTKLHCDMSDAVNVLTHTAEVPLKPDTLKSIEKIKKKHFEQDQKEIFEDFQALDGNTKDNISSGGSCTVTANDNGFSVGFGDQNTCVTVKELADPIVGLDGDSTMNGKDFSRGSELEKTKEPKVDKVNNGGSGPTVSGNKLEALEASEGGALWDIFRREDVPKLQEYLKKHFREFRHIHCCPLQQVVHPIHDQTFYLTVEHKRKLKEEYGIEPWTFVQNLGDAVFIPAGCPHQVRNLKVRMRCNQQALISCL; this comes from the exons ATGGTGGGTGCTAGAAAGAGGCCGAGACGGGAGGATGAGCAGGAAGAATCTGCTTCTGAAGCAGTTGAACCTGTGGAGAAGGAGGTGAACTCTGCTCCAAGTATAGGCAGAGAGGAAGATGGTAAGGGTGAGGAGGTTCCGGCGAAGAAGAAGCgtgggaggaagaagaagaagaagaatttgtCTGCCCAGAAGGGTAGAGGTGctgaaaagaaggaagaagttgaGGAAAATAGTGGGTTCCAGTTGGAGCAAGGAATTGTTGGTGATTCAGATAAAGAGATGATTGTGAAGAAGCCAATGAAGAAGCGTGGCAGAGTTGGAGCTGCGAAGAAGGATACCGAAGATGCGGTTGTGGGAAACGAGAAGGATAGCAATGGTGCAAAGTTGGAAGTTTCTTCTGGAAGGAGCACTGGGACTCAGAGGGTTTATTCCTTGAGGGCTAAAAACCTTCCTATTCCAAAACAAGAGACTGCCAAGATAAATAAGCATGATCCTAAA TGGATTGAAGAGGTGTCCTTGATGTGCCACCAATGTCAGAGGAATGATAAAGGCCGGGTTGTTCGGTGCAAGCTTTGCAAGAGGAAACGATATTGTATCCCCTGCTTGAATACATG GTATCCTAATACAGCGGAAGATTCTATTGCTGAAGCGTGTCCATTTTGCCGTGAAAATTGCAATTGCAAAGCATGCTTGCGGTTGGACACTCCTATTAAA AATTTGAACTTAGAATTGATTGTCAGTGTAGACGAGCAGTTTGAGCACCATAAGTATGTGCTTCAAACACTTCTTCCATTTCTGAAACGACTTAATGAAGAACACATGATTGAGAAGAAAATGGAGGCTAAAAGACAAG GGTTATCACTTCCAGAGTTAAAGGTAAAACAAGCAGATTGCAGTATTGACGAGCGTATGTACTG TGACCACTGCAAAACTTCTATTTTTGATTTTCACAGAAGCTGTCCTAGATGTTCGTTTGATCTTTGCCTTACCTGTTGCCGGGAGATTCATGACAGAAACCTGCAGGGAGGCGAGGAGGAAGTGATTTTGCAGTATATTGATCGGGGACTTGACTATTTGTATGGTGGAAATGGAAAAGAAGTGAAATTACCTTCTGAGACTAGCCCTATTCATATAAAGTCCAAATCTGGGTGGGAAGCAAAAGAAGATGGTAGCATTCCTTGCCCCCCAGAAGACAGGGGTGGTTGTGGTCATGGTATTCTAGAATTGAGATGTATGTTCTCAGAAGATCTGGTTGCAGGATTAGTGCGAAAAGCAGAAGAAATAGCCAGAACTTATAAACTTATGGATGGGGCTGCAACTCCTTTACAGCGTTGTTTGTGTTTCAACTCGGTGGGTGAAGTTGACTTAAGCAATGATAAGTTAAGGAAAGCTGCTTCTCGAGAAGATTCTGATGACAACTATTTGTATTGCCCGAGGGCCCAAGATATACAACATGGGGATTTGAAGCATTTCCAGTGGCATTGGAGCAGAGCTGAGCCTGTGGTTGTGAGCAATGTGCTTGAATCTGCATCTGGTTTAAGCTGGGAACCACTGGTCATGTGGCGTGCATTCCGCCAGATTGAAAATACCAAGCATAAAAGGGAGTTGGAAGTTAAGGCTATTGAGTGCTTGGATTGCTGTGAG GGCATTATCAATATCCATGAGTTCTTTACTGGCTATACACATGGTCGGGTTCATAGTTGTAAATGGCCCCAGATACTGAAACTGAAAGATTGGCCTCCATCTACTTTATTTGAGGAACGCTTGCCGCGTCATAATGCTGAGTTTATCTGTTGCTTGCCCTTTAAGGAATATACACATCCACATAACGGCCTTTTAAACATTGCTGTCAACTTGCCCAAGAATTCTCTAAAGCCAGATATGGGTCCCAAGACTTATATTGCTTATGGAGTTGCTCAGGAGCTTGGCCGTGGAGACTCTGTCACTAAGCTTCATTGTGACATGTCTGATGCA GTAAATGTTTTGACACATACTGCTGAAGTGCCCCTTAAACCTGATACGCTTAAGAGTATagagaagataaaaaagaaGCACTTTGAGCAAGACCAGAAAGAAATATTTGAGGATTTTCAGGCTTTGGATGGAAACACCAAGGATAACATTTCTTCTGGTGGGTCTTGTACAGTTACTGCCAATGATAATGGCTTTAGTGTTGGATTTGGGGATCAAAACACGTGTGTAACTGTTAAAGAACTGGCTGATCCTATTGTTGGACTTGATGGTGATTCAACAATGAACGGGAAAGACTTTTCAAGGGGATCAGAGCTGGAAAAGACTAAGGAGCCAAAAGTGGATAAAGTTAACAATGGTGGGAGTGGTCCTACAGTTTCTGGAAACAAGTTGGAAGCTTTAGAAGCTTCTGAGGGTGGTGCTCTCTGGGACATTTTCCGGAGAGAAGATGTTCCTAAGCTGCAGGAATATCTTAAGAAGCACTTTAGGGAGTTCAGGCACATCCATTGTTGTCCATTGCAGCAG GTTGTTCACCCTATACACGATCAAACCTTTTATCTGACTGTGGAGCACAAAAGAAAGCTCAAGGAGGAATATG GAATTGAACCATGGACATTTGTCCAAAATCTTGGAGATGCTGTCTTCATTCCTGCTGGCTGTCCTCATCAAGTAAGAAACTTAAAG GTGAGAATGAGATGCAACCAGCAAGCTTTGATTTCGTGTTTATAG
- the LOC133879603 gene encoding lysine-specific demethylase JMJ25-like isoform X1: MVGARKRPRREDEQEESASEAVEPVEKEVNSAPSIGREEDGKGEEVPAKKKRGRKKKKKNLSAQKGRGAEKKEEVEENSGFQLEQGIVGDSDKEMIVKKPMKKRGRVGAAKKDTEDAVVGNEKDSNGAKLEVSSGRSTGTQRVYSLRAKNLPIPKQETAKINKHDPKWIEEVSLMCHQCQRNDKGRVVRCKLCKRKRYCIPCLNTWYPNTAEDSIAEACPFCRENCNCKACLRLDTPIKNLNLELIVSVDEQFEHHKYVLQTLLPFLKRLNEEHMIEKKMEAKRQGLSLPELKVKQADCSIDERMYCDHCKTSIFDFHRSCPRCSFDLCLTCCREIHDRNLQGGEEEVILQYIDRGLDYLYGGNGKEVKLPSETSPIHIKSKSGWEAKEDGSIPCPPEDRGGCGHGILELRCMFSEDLVAGLVRKAEEIARTYKLMDGAATPLQRCLCFNSVGEVDLSNDKLRKAASREDSDDNYLYCPRAQDIQHGDLKHFQWHWSRAEPVVVSNVLESASGLSWEPLVMWRAFRQIENTKHKRELEVKAIECLDCCEGIINIHEFFTGYTHGRVHSCKWPQILKLKDWPPSTLFEERLPRHNAEFICCLPFKEYTHPHNGLLNIAVNLPKNSLKPDMGPKTYIAYGVAQELGRGDSVTKLHCDMSDAVNVLTHTAEVPLKPDTLKSIEKIKKKHFEQDQKEIFEDFQALDGNTKDNISSGGSCTVTANDNGFSVGFGDQNTCVTVKELADPIVGLDGDSTMNGKDFSRGSELEKTKEPKVDKVNNGGSGPTVSGNKLEALEASEGGALWDIFRREDVPKLQEYLKKHFREFRHIHCCPLQQVVHPIHDQTFYLTVEHKRKLKEEYGIEPWTFVQNLGDAVFIPAGCPHQVRNLKSCIKVALDFVSPENVGECIRLTEEFRTLPQNHRAKEDKLEVKKMIVYAMSHVVKGLEQKTKLTAVSASEH; the protein is encoded by the exons ATGGTGGGTGCTAGAAAGAGGCCGAGACGGGAGGATGAGCAGGAAGAATCTGCTTCTGAAGCAGTTGAACCTGTGGAGAAGGAGGTGAACTCTGCTCCAAGTATAGGCAGAGAGGAAGATGGTAAGGGTGAGGAGGTTCCGGCGAAGAAGAAGCgtgggaggaagaagaagaagaagaatttgtCTGCCCAGAAGGGTAGAGGTGctgaaaagaaggaagaagttgaGGAAAATAGTGGGTTCCAGTTGGAGCAAGGAATTGTTGGTGATTCAGATAAAGAGATGATTGTGAAGAAGCCAATGAAGAAGCGTGGCAGAGTTGGAGCTGCGAAGAAGGATACCGAAGATGCGGTTGTGGGAAACGAGAAGGATAGCAATGGTGCAAAGTTGGAAGTTTCTTCTGGAAGGAGCACTGGGACTCAGAGGGTTTATTCCTTGAGGGCTAAAAACCTTCCTATTCCAAAACAAGAGACTGCCAAGATAAATAAGCATGATCCTAAA TGGATTGAAGAGGTGTCCTTGATGTGCCACCAATGTCAGAGGAATGATAAAGGCCGGGTTGTTCGGTGCAAGCTTTGCAAGAGGAAACGATATTGTATCCCCTGCTTGAATACATG GTATCCTAATACAGCGGAAGATTCTATTGCTGAAGCGTGTCCATTTTGCCGTGAAAATTGCAATTGCAAAGCATGCTTGCGGTTGGACACTCCTATTAAA AATTTGAACTTAGAATTGATTGTCAGTGTAGACGAGCAGTTTGAGCACCATAAGTATGTGCTTCAAACACTTCTTCCATTTCTGAAACGACTTAATGAAGAACACATGATTGAGAAGAAAATGGAGGCTAAAAGACAAG GGTTATCACTTCCAGAGTTAAAGGTAAAACAAGCAGATTGCAGTATTGACGAGCGTATGTACTG TGACCACTGCAAAACTTCTATTTTTGATTTTCACAGAAGCTGTCCTAGATGTTCGTTTGATCTTTGCCTTACCTGTTGCCGGGAGATTCATGACAGAAACCTGCAGGGAGGCGAGGAGGAAGTGATTTTGCAGTATATTGATCGGGGACTTGACTATTTGTATGGTGGAAATGGAAAAGAAGTGAAATTACCTTCTGAGACTAGCCCTATTCATATAAAGTCCAAATCTGGGTGGGAAGCAAAAGAAGATGGTAGCATTCCTTGCCCCCCAGAAGACAGGGGTGGTTGTGGTCATGGTATTCTAGAATTGAGATGTATGTTCTCAGAAGATCTGGTTGCAGGATTAGTGCGAAAAGCAGAAGAAATAGCCAGAACTTATAAACTTATGGATGGGGCTGCAACTCCTTTACAGCGTTGTTTGTGTTTCAACTCGGTGGGTGAAGTTGACTTAAGCAATGATAAGTTAAGGAAAGCTGCTTCTCGAGAAGATTCTGATGACAACTATTTGTATTGCCCGAGGGCCCAAGATATACAACATGGGGATTTGAAGCATTTCCAGTGGCATTGGAGCAGAGCTGAGCCTGTGGTTGTGAGCAATGTGCTTGAATCTGCATCTGGTTTAAGCTGGGAACCACTGGTCATGTGGCGTGCATTCCGCCAGATTGAAAATACCAAGCATAAAAGGGAGTTGGAAGTTAAGGCTATTGAGTGCTTGGATTGCTGTGAG GGCATTATCAATATCCATGAGTTCTTTACTGGCTATACACATGGTCGGGTTCATAGTTGTAAATGGCCCCAGATACTGAAACTGAAAGATTGGCCTCCATCTACTTTATTTGAGGAACGCTTGCCGCGTCATAATGCTGAGTTTATCTGTTGCTTGCCCTTTAAGGAATATACACATCCACATAACGGCCTTTTAAACATTGCTGTCAACTTGCCCAAGAATTCTCTAAAGCCAGATATGGGTCCCAAGACTTATATTGCTTATGGAGTTGCTCAGGAGCTTGGCCGTGGAGACTCTGTCACTAAGCTTCATTGTGACATGTCTGATGCA GTAAATGTTTTGACACATACTGCTGAAGTGCCCCTTAAACCTGATACGCTTAAGAGTATagagaagataaaaaagaaGCACTTTGAGCAAGACCAGAAAGAAATATTTGAGGATTTTCAGGCTTTGGATGGAAACACCAAGGATAACATTTCTTCTGGTGGGTCTTGTACAGTTACTGCCAATGATAATGGCTTTAGTGTTGGATTTGGGGATCAAAACACGTGTGTAACTGTTAAAGAACTGGCTGATCCTATTGTTGGACTTGATGGTGATTCAACAATGAACGGGAAAGACTTTTCAAGGGGATCAGAGCTGGAAAAGACTAAGGAGCCAAAAGTGGATAAAGTTAACAATGGTGGGAGTGGTCCTACAGTTTCTGGAAACAAGTTGGAAGCTTTAGAAGCTTCTGAGGGTGGTGCTCTCTGGGACATTTTCCGGAGAGAAGATGTTCCTAAGCTGCAGGAATATCTTAAGAAGCACTTTAGGGAGTTCAGGCACATCCATTGTTGTCCATTGCAGCAG GTTGTTCACCCTATACACGATCAAACCTTTTATCTGACTGTGGAGCACAAAAGAAAGCTCAAGGAGGAATATG GAATTGAACCATGGACATTTGTCCAAAATCTTGGAGATGCTGTCTTCATTCCTGCTGGCTGTCCTCATCAAGTAAGAAACTTAAAG
- the LOC133879852 gene encoding uncharacterized protein LOC133879852 — MYGKKVESCFHALWRCSAAQSIWAECPTRVSKCSSSATNVLSLMGALFQRLDREEMELVVMVAQRVWYRRNKFVFEGLLTPPTCSIKCAKESLDEYRSTNSMNVASLFRSRVPILTRWPKPPVGFVKLNWDAAIDHSKKMIGLGIIARDSSGIIVASKCSFHPYVSDSTVAEAMDA; from the coding sequence ATGTATGGTAAGAAGGTAGAGTCGTGTTTTCATGCACTTTGGAGGTGTTCAGCTGCTCAATCGATCTGGGCTGAATGTCCCACCCGTGTAAGTAAATGCTCATCCTCGGCTACTAATGTATTATCTTTGATGGGTGCTTTATTTCAACGGTTGGATAGGGAGGAGATGGAGCTAGTTGTCATGGTTGCACAAAGGGTTTGGTATCGCCGGAACAAGTTTGTGTTCGAGGGTTTGTTGACTCCTCCAACGTGTTCGATTAAATGTGCCAAAGAGTCTTTGGATGAATACCGTAGCACGAATAGTATGAATGTGGCCTCTCTGTTTAGGTCTAGGGTTCCAATATTAACACGATGGCCCAAGCCTCCTGTGGGTTTTGTCAAACTGAATTGGGATGCGGCAATTGATCATTCGAAGAAGATGATAGGGTTAGGGATTATTGCTCGTGATTCTAGCGGAATTATTGTGGCTTCAAAGTGTTCTTTTCACCCGTATGTATCTGATTCCACTGTGGCAGAGGCTATGGATGCTTGA